The Ziziphus jujuba cultivar Dongzao chromosome 5, ASM3175591v1 genome segment catacaaaatgtatagcaagtatatatatatagttttatatatttaatcaatgaATAAAACTTATTAAAGGTATTGAATTCAAttcgttttgttttatttatatcattaaatacttaaaaacaattaaaatattaaaaaatatatcactaaatttaatttggtaaaataatttactaaacagcaataatatttttaaattttttatataaaaaaatttcatagatattttcaaaattttcatggaaattttcgaAAATTTACATGGACATTTCTAAACTTTTAATGGATACTGtggattttttaatcaaattattaaggatttgatgtagatattttgacgaaaatttccatggaaattatgataaaatttcaaaaatttcaatagagattatggaaattttatccgtttccatttggaatttaaattttatttcgaccttttaaaaaaataaaaatttagaaaaaatttcaaaaaaatatcagatattttaaaccttgattAGTCCTATTATATATCATCATTAATTGTTCGAAAAGCTATTCTCTTTTTGTTCCAAAAAACTTAACAGcaagaattttaatatatatgttaaaaatctAGATGGTCCATTAATCTAATATCCAAACacttgtttatattttaagtaaataatttaatgctatcaaaataatatatgtttttttataattaactcCAACCATCTGTCTCTTTAGAAGCACAAAATTTGGTtgaggaataatttttttaagaaaaaaaataattttgtgagAGAAGTCAAGAGGTTCCATTATCTGGTGAGCTGGattaatattaatcaataataaataaaggacGTAGCTGGCAATAGGTGACTGTAGAAAATACGTCAGCAAAACATATTTAATATGATTGCATGAAAATGGCAACGATATATGGTGGTATCAAATTAATCCACATCATAACAAATCCACATAAGCCAACGGCAGCAGAATGGTCTGATCCACGCACCTCTAAaacttttcaataaaattatacaatcattttcatccataaaaaaagttataaaaaaaaataaataaaacaaaaaataaaaaaatcctctGTATTGTTAATGCACTACTTATATATTCTTATGTGCCTTTCATATTACGAGATTAtcccataaaatataataaaattcccATTTCTTTGGGACCGGCCTGCATCAATAATGAGTCATTTGTTGAGTCGAGAACTTTGCTTATGATGATGAAAACAAAGGCCTGCGGAGGAGATGAACTTACATACAACAAAGATTTTATCACGCCACCATATAATAACCAATAATCAATAATGTAAAAACATGAACAATCTATAATCATGTGTgatgtcaaaataaaatatgtaagcATACGAATATCCGAGTATGAATAATTGTAATTTGCACCATAGGTATACCTGAAGTTTGAATTAAATACTTCTTTGagcttttaattatattattcacgtccttttaaaaagtttaaattactCTTGTATCTTTATTAAAGTTAAATTACTGCCAAAAATATTcctttctctcctttttttttcgcaataattaaattaaagacttTAAAATGGTGTCAacctatattttaattaaatttattttaattaagtgataatttttcaatttgaaaaaaaaaaaaaaaaaagacaaacaaagCAATGtgatgttttaataatttttttttttgaatcagatgaaaatttgttaaatatattgtactaaatgtattattatttatcaaatatattcagttaaatatattatattttttaaactatatttaacaaaatatatttatcaaatatataacttactTAAAATAAAGTAAtgcaattaaaattatcatatagttttttataaaaataaaaaaatagaaaaaaattatcatatggtttatataaaaattaattaaaaatataaaaaaaatgaaatcttcaaattaattaatgcaaaaaaataataataaaagggattttaaaagtaatttaacttttttattagtGTAAAGGTAACTTTCAGGAAGTgcaaataataagattaaaaattttAGGGATGTTTTCTACATTTACTCCAACTCTCAGaagtgtaaataaaatatttccatcACCCATAAAACAGTTGATATTCAAGTCTTTGCCCTGTAGAAGGGCTTTGGCCGAACCTACCTACCTCTTTCTAAGCTGATTTTTTTCAAGAGAAATTACCCACCTGCAGTCAATTTTTAACCCAAAATGGATCAAGGATTTCACCACAGTTTAAAATACAGAGATAACTAAAAGTGCTAATTTTCAACCAAGACAGAGAGTTTGGCATTTAGTAGTAAAGGTATTTTAGTAAACAACGCGACAGTAGTTAAAGAGAGTGTCAAACAAAGTTTTCGCTCATCAAATTTGAACAATTAATTTGGTTATATATCTCTTTCACAgtgtatttttatatcatttcaaTAATCTTGCAGGTttgaattattgagattatATTTTCTGTCAATGATTTCACTGGTTTTAAGTGGCATAATCAAACTATATTAAACaagttctttaattttctttgttctgttTCATTAAAGCATATCGTTTAAGCTGAAGCAACTAATTTTGACTTGGCGGTGTGTATGTCATGACAGATGGAGATATCTGAGTATATTAACAATGACCGCCTGATCAATTCCATAAAAATGGGAATAAACCAGCCAGCAGTGCACACACTTTGGTCTTAGCTAAGAATGGCAAAGGCATAATCTTCATATTATTGTTTCTGTGGTAAGCATGCTAAATTAAAAGCATGATAAGATGctcttattaaataaataactcatGCCTCTTTTCAACATCTTTAACAACttctttacattttttatttggcaTGAAATTGACAATTTAGGgtcatatatatgaaattttaagaCTTCAATAGCTAAACAACTAGCACCTTGTGCGTATTTAAAGCTTCTAGAGAGAGCTGAAGGATTCCATTGTTTGTTAGGTGTAAAGGCTTAAGATTTTTCAGTTATTTTTAAAGTTGACTAAAGTATATAGGGTACTTTCAGTTTTTCTACAAAGTTTCTGTGAATGTTACCTGGCTAGTGCTGAAAAACACATTACTGAAACAGAGATAGTGCATAAGGAATTCGAAACCACGTAAGCATAAGGATATCAAATAAGTTGAGGTAAGTCAATTACCACCATAATCAGAGGTTGAAAGAGCTTTTGACAAGCAGGCACGAGGACAGGCTTGGATTGGCTACACTTGGTGCATCTTAAGAACAAGCTTATTAGCTTGAGCAAATGTTTGTCCTTGACTTATTTAGTATTAGTATATTATGTTGTCTGAGCAACTGTGAAGATGCACCTGTAGCTTTAGTAGAAGAAGTCcacatattaaaagaaaatactgAAGCACCTACTTTGGAGAAACCTGTCAAATGCAAGAATACAATATAAATTTGGTTGACATGATAAGCAAttcaaaagaaaagaggaaatagtttttttaaaccACTGGATAACTTTTGAAGTTGTTGACATATGTCACAAGACTTCTTATATATCaacatcaaataatttaaattatcatctaaGGCACCTCCAAATCTTAGTTAAAATACCAGCTTTAAAAAATTCAGAGTTGGTGTAAAGAGCACTCAATCTAATTTCACGAATCATCTTTTAGATTCATACAAGTGGATACTACCATCATATCTGCCAAGGGTGAAATATTTctttaaacttaaattttttgatttaggGAGTAATTTAtagtttcaaaattcaaaatcgcAGCAGCTACATCCTCTTCCTAAATCATAAAAGAACAAGTCCCTTCTTTaactcttttgttttattacGAACACAGGCCTCAAATTTGCGCTCAGAATTAAGAAATTACTTCATTATACAAGAAACCCCAATCCATGGTCCACTCCAATCGCAAAATCAGTTTAACTTTACCTGCTTGGCTATCAAATTGCTACATCCATCAAAATTTATCTCAATCCAACCATTTTAGAGAAAGACAATAGCATTTCTGATACTATGATATAGAATCCAAATACCAAGACTACGAAACTAAACTTTCGTCTTATGAGCACAATTTGAGATTAATGGCCCAGTTCGACGAGGCATAGCATTAGTAATCCAGATTGATTGCAGGATTGTTTTTCTAGAACCAAATTCTTTCATACATGCAGCTCTTCCGAGCTGAAAgaatgtaatatttttttttttttttattgctcaTTTGCACAAGAAATTGTCCAGATCTCATTTCCTTAAAAGTGATTATTGGCTATAAGTACATCAGTTCAGttcacttaaaaataaattctataattgCAACGGAACTAGCCGATTTCAGACATATGATCACTTGAAACATTTTACATATATCTTCCATATCAACTCTGCAAATATCTAATGTACAATATGGATCATCAACAAATTGTTTATTTGAGATAAATTCTTGTATAGCTAGCCAAGCAAGAGACTGACCGTAATGACAGTTCAGGCCTCAAAAGTTTGTTTCAGGAGTGTGCAAATGAGTGAGGCATAGCTGGTCTTACTACATTACAGGAAACCAGTTTCACCAGTGAAGTCTTCTCCATGCCATAACATCCTTCGCCAGTCAATATTGGTTTTACCTTCACTATATGCTTTCTCCTCCTAATCTCAGTGCAACAGCCCAAACCTAGCAACATATCAGGCCTTGAAAGTATTTTGCAGGAGTGTGAACTCGGGCTAGGTATTGCAGGTTGTGTTACAATATGTGCAGCAATTTCTCCAAATTATCATGTTTCCATCATTCTATCATATCCAGAGCGAGTCATTATCGGTTTCACCTTCAGTATGTGCCTATGTCTACTCTCTATTCCATCTCTTATTCTTTTACGTAGACCATCATCAAGCAAATTGGCCTCTCCTGTTGAAACCAGAGCATCACAAACTAGTTTGTAGGTATATTCTCTCGGTATCGAGCCTCCATCAACTAACTCAACAAGAAAATTCAAAGCCTCCAATGCCCTGCTTGCTTCACAAAGACCATGAATGATGGGAGTATATGAACTCGAAGTTGGTGTTCCATGATTCATATTTTGCATTCGCCGCAACATATCAACAGCCTTATCAATCTCATTAACAGCACTGTAGTatctaataaaagaattataagTAACCCGGTTCGGGGTACAACCCCTTTTATTCATATCATCAAACAACTCCAAAGCTCTCTCAATTCGGTAAGTTTTACAACAACCATTAATCAAAGCATTATATGTCACAACATCAGGAACAAACCCCTTGAAGAGCATAATTCGAAACAAGTGGTTAGCTTCCCACAACCTCCTCCTAATAGCCTTCTTACATGCAGTCTGCAAACTATATCTACAGTACGAACTAATCAATATAGTATAAGTGAAAGTATCCGCTGGGCATCGAAAGCCCGGTAATTCCATCTGTTCCAACAAAAACCTTGCCTTCCTAAAATTCCCAACTCTACAAAGAGCATAAATAACAGTATTATAAGAGTAAACATCCGGTTTGCAATGATACTGCTTCATCCTATAGAACAATGCCAATGCTTCATTGACGAACCCTTCCTCTCCTAGAACTTTAATCAAACAGGTAATGGTCGCAGTAGTCACGAGCCCACCACGATCTCTCCTCGACATATCTCCGAGAAAATCCCACAGAGCTTTCAACCTACTACCTCTAGCCAAAACGCAAGCCATTTCTCTGCAAGTCGTCTCATTGTGTGAAAATCCAAAATGGGTTTCGACCCAGTAATAGAATTCTATCGCTCTGTCCAATCCCAAGTTGACCTTGTGGGGGTCCCTGTGAGCAGCAGGGCCAAGAACAAGCACCCCGTTGCTGAACCTATCGGATTCTTCTTTCAAGTTGCGTTGTTTCAACGGCGACCGGTGCCGGAAACCTTTTTGCCGGCCGATGGACCGAGGGGATTGGAAGAAGAACCTGGACACCGACCTTAACACCTCCGAAACTGCTTCGGTGGTCCAGGAATTCGAAGTGGCAACTGAGCCAGCGAGGACGGCGTCGAATGGTCGGTTTTGGAGCATTGAAGTGAGCACTTGGTTTGCAATCGGAGTGTAATTACGGAACAGAGGTTTCGAAATGATCATCTTCttccttttccctcttttttattttttttttttccaaagaaaaacaaagatttTTATCAGATTAAGAACCGGTAAAAGCAAACGAGGAAGATAAGCTTTTGAATTTGGTAAAATAGGCATTTAATGAAGCTTTTGGCATTCTGGGAATTTGGTTGGAAATTCAAATTCTGCTTGACATTGAAGAAAATTGCAGGGAAAGCCAGCAAGAAAATTTGGATGTGAAAGATGAAATTGCGACGCTGTGACCCAGAAACATTGCATTAATTTTGGGCTTTTAACTATTAATTTTACTTTGATAATTTGACCCACTGGTCTGGATAAGGGTTATGGGCTAAGCAAGCTGTACTTCTCCCTGAGTTAAAGGCCCATAAcctgttttcaattttttttttttaaaaaaagaaaagaaaaaagaaaaaagaaaggattaccaaattaaaaatgttgtacaaatgttaaaaagtcttaacaaaaatgcaaataaatatataaataaataaaactaggtgaactaaattaaaataaatggtacTCAATTGTAGTTTAAGCTCATCAAATAGGATAAAACTCAAGGAGCTTATTTGGTATGTAGCTTGTAATTGGGTGAAAATGTCGAACTACTATTTGAAGAAAAtgcaataacaaataaaatctttaaaaaagaaaatgaaaaaaaaaaactaattacaaaacaaaagttgaaattaTCTACTGgtttcttttaataatattagtttTTGAAATCCTAAGTCCATTTATATACTTGCTGGTCTCTTCTAATAACATTAGCTTTTGGAATCCCAAacccatatgtatatatacttcCAATAAGTACAACGTAGAAAACCTTCAATTTTATCCAATGAAGTTAAACTATTTATGCTAACTCCTTATTGACTTTTTTGCTTTGGAATGATGTATAATTAagtctttaaatttttataggtGATACATTTTGGTTCTGACATTTCTCGATGAAGCACCTATTACTGGTTGTGAGATGATAAAAAGAATATGAGacttttgtaattattattaatttgactTTTGGATGTGcctcaacataaaataaataaaagtatttatCACTCACCAGCATACATAATTAAAAACCAGTTACATATTACGACTACTACCACTAATCAGGGCCggttttaagattttaaatgcTCTATACAAAATAAAGTGTCCCTTTAtcatgttgtttttttttttttttttttaaattacttttatctatttagaaaccaaatatagaacaaatattaatacatatataatgtaaatttataatatagtattttaacAATAAACCTATCTCGaccacattttttaaaattatattaactcattagtttttttctcttttttttttcgttttttataTCCAAGCAATTGTTTTCTAgaatgcattttaatttttttatggcaaaaaaaaaaaaaactacaagaagacaaaacaaaacaaatataagagtaaacaaaaaaaaaaaaaaaaaaacaccaaatttATGGTCTAACTAAGTGGAGAAGCAAATTCTGATATACTTTGTAGATGAAGAACAGCAAAAACACATGAACAAAATTGTAAGTCAGTTGTGgagaaaaataattcttttttataatttcttttaataggagaaaatttccataaagcTATTAATTTTGGTATATGCTAATTAGATCtaaagaaaatattcattttcatttttgagcCAACCATttcccataaatatatatatatatatatatatataatattataaatatattttattaattaattttactataaattattttcgGTTTTCCTATTATGAGGCCATATTTAATTGTGATGTGGAtttcaaaaatgataaaaaaataattttgttcattaatatgctctattttttcaaatatatataagttagtttcttattaaaattttctgataaatttttcatcaatattttttattattgacttTTGTATTGTTTGAAGAGTTgagattttaaaacttttttaagatttaaaaatgtttttagtgTTTACATGAGtctattaaaatcttaaaatcctAAAAGAGCCAAGTAAACTTTGTCAAAACTTGAagactaactatatatatttacctaataattataattttgtgaGGGATCCTTTTTATCCTCAAATTTTATACCCTTTAATTTTGACAACAAATTGCttcaaaaaaactttttaaccatacatatatatatacataactcattatatatttatggttcCCAAAATTATGGAGCCCTTGTGCGAACACTTGCACATGCTCAGGACCAACCTCGACTAAGCATGATAAAAATGTTTTCTTCTTTGTAGTTTTTTGTGgggtcctttttattttttaaattttgtgccTTTAATTTTTGACAACAAAATtgcttccaaaaaatttttttaaatatatatatatatatatagagagagagagagagataaaaaaaattatcgttgatattattatataaaaattatgatt includes the following:
- the LOC107409743 gene encoding pentatricopeptide repeat-containing protein At1g77405 yields the protein MIISKPLFRNYTPIANQVLTSMLQNRPFDAVLAGSVATSNSWTTEAVSEVLRSVSRFFFQSPRSIGRQKGFRHRSPLKQRNLKEESDRFSNGVLVLGPAAHRDPHKVNLGLDRAIEFYYWVETHFGFSHNETTCREMACVLARGSRLKALWDFLGDMSRRDRGGLVTTATITCLIKVLGEEGFVNEALALFYRMKQYHCKPDVYSYNTVIYALCRVGNFRKARFLLEQMELPGFRCPADTFTYTILISSYCRYSLQTACKKAIRRRLWEANHLFRIMLFKGFVPDVVTYNALINGCCKTYRIERALELFDDMNKRGCTPNRVTYNSFIRYYSAVNEIDKAVDMLRRMQNMNHGTPTSSSYTPIIHGLCEASRALEALNFLVELVDGGSIPREYTYKLVCDALVSTGEANLLDDGLRKRIRDGIESRHRHILKVKPIMTRSGYDRMMET